The following coding sequences are from one Streptomyces sp. V3I7 window:
- a CDS encoding fatty acid desaturase, translating to MSTRSDVIDDAPEATGTTPASATLGGEQKRSIEQIALLVFIIVPFLALLAAVPLAWGWGVSWLDLGLLVFFYYLGCHGITIGFHRYFTHGSFKAKRPLRIALAVMGSMAVEGPLVRWVADHRRHHRFSDAEGDPHSPWRFGETVPALMKGLWWAHIAWMFDEEQTPQEKYAPDLIKDGAIRAVSRQFALWTVVSLLLPALIGGLVTMSWWGAFTGFFWGSLVRVALLHHVTWSINSICHAVGKRPFKSRDRSGNVWWLAVLSCGESWHNLHHADPTSARHGVERWQLDSSARIIRWFERLGWAYDVRWPSRSRIDSRRNTAEEGSRQGADSAKAA from the coding sequence ATGAGCACGAGATCCGATGTGATCGACGACGCCCCGGAGGCGACCGGCACCACGCCCGCGTCCGCGACGCTGGGCGGAGAGCAGAAGCGTTCGATCGAGCAGATCGCGCTGCTGGTCTTCATCATCGTGCCGTTCCTCGCGCTGCTGGCCGCGGTGCCGCTGGCGTGGGGCTGGGGGGTGAGCTGGCTGGACCTCGGTCTGCTGGTCTTCTTCTACTACCTGGGCTGCCACGGCATCACCATCGGTTTCCACCGCTACTTCACGCACGGTTCCTTCAAGGCCAAGCGGCCCCTGCGGATCGCGCTGGCGGTCATGGGGTCGATGGCGGTGGAGGGACCGCTGGTGCGCTGGGTGGCGGACCACCGCCGGCATCACCGGTTCTCCGACGCGGAGGGCGACCCGCACTCGCCGTGGCGGTTCGGGGAGACGGTCCCGGCGCTGATGAAGGGCCTGTGGTGGGCGCACATCGCATGGATGTTCGACGAGGAGCAGACGCCGCAGGAGAAGTACGCGCCGGATCTGATCAAGGACGGGGCGATCCGGGCGGTCTCCCGCCAGTTCGCGCTGTGGACGGTCGTCTCGCTGCTGCTGCCCGCGCTGATCGGCGGTCTGGTGACCATGTCCTGGTGGGGCGCGTTCACCGGGTTCTTCTGGGGCTCGCTCGTGCGGGTGGCCCTGCTGCATCACGTGACGTGGTCGATCAACTCGATCTGCCACGCGGTCGGCAAGCGGCCGTTCAAGTCGCGTGACCGTTCGGGGAACGTGTGGTGGCTGGCGGTCCTGTCGTGCGGTGAGTCCTGGCACAACCTGCACCACGCCGACCCGACCTCGGCACGGCACGGTGTGGAGCGGTGGCAGCTGGACTCCTCCGCGCGGATCATCCGCTGGTTCGAGCGGCTGGGGTGGGCGTACGACGTGCGCTGGCCGTCACGCTCGCGTATCGATTCCCGCCGCAACACCGCGGAAGAAGGCTCCCGGCAGGGGGCGGACTCGGCGAAGGCGGCATGA
- a CDS encoding N-acetyltransferase: MVCRMFRIEAEVDKARRDLLHSRLRETNTAASPVLAALRGTTAERQLPLHIWAMTGADELAGGLVGHTWSTWLQVTYLWVDAVHRGTGLGSRLLAEAERAAREDRACRAARVETWDFQAPDFYRKRGYEVVGVVPDFPPGVTEFTLTKKLA; the protein is encoded by the coding sequence ATGGTGTGCCGCATGTTTCGTATCGAGGCGGAAGTCGACAAGGCGCGGCGCGATCTTCTCCACTCCCGGCTGCGGGAGACCAACACGGCCGCGTCCCCCGTCCTCGCGGCCCTGCGCGGCACCACCGCCGAACGCCAACTCCCGCTCCACATCTGGGCGATGACCGGCGCCGACGAGCTGGCCGGCGGCCTGGTGGGGCACACCTGGAGCACCTGGCTCCAGGTGACGTACCTCTGGGTCGACGCCGTCCACCGGGGTACGGGCCTGGGCTCCCGGCTGCTCGCGGAGGCCGAGCGCGCCGCCCGCGAGGACCGCGCCTGCCGCGCCGCCCGCGTGGAGACGTGGGACTTCCAGGCGCCGGACTTCTATCGCAAGCGGGGCTACGAGGTGGTGGGCGTGGTCCCCGACTTCCCGCCGGGCGTCACGGAGTTCACGCTCACGAAGAAGCTGGCGTGA
- a CDS encoding response regulator transcription factor, with protein sequence MVRIRVLVVDDHRIFAESLAAALAAEPDVEVSAAGSGPAALRCLERAATEGRRFDVLLVDADLGGGRLPGARSAAPVPEAAAEGPVDGISLVGGVRSAQPGVRTVVLAERDEPRRAALALQAGASGWVAKDCSLSRLLTVVRGVLRDETHLPPALLTGVLRELTAARKHRTESERLVESLTPREREVLRCMVAGLGRKAVAERLFLSPHTVRTHMQNVLGKLGVHSTLAAVALARRAGVGPADLSGDVVERGGQLA encoded by the coding sequence ATGGTTCGCATCCGAGTCCTGGTCGTCGACGACCACCGCATCTTCGCCGAGTCGCTCGCCGCCGCCCTGGCCGCCGAGCCCGATGTCGAGGTGTCCGCCGCCGGCAGCGGTCCGGCGGCGCTGCGCTGTCTGGAGCGGGCGGCCACCGAGGGCCGCCGCTTCGACGTCCTGCTCGTCGACGCCGATCTGGGCGGGGGCCGGCTGCCCGGTGCGCGGTCGGCGGCGCCGGTGCCGGAGGCCGCCGCGGAGGGGCCCGTCGACGGGATCTCGCTGGTCGGCGGTGTGCGGTCGGCCCAGCCCGGCGTACGGACCGTCGTACTCGCCGAGCGGGACGAGCCGCGGCGAGCCGCCCTCGCGCTCCAGGCCGGGGCCTCGGGGTGGGTCGCCAAGGACTGCTCGCTGTCCCGGCTGCTCACGGTCGTACGGGGCGTGCTGCGCGACGAGACGCATCTCCCGCCCGCCCTGCTCACCGGCGTGCTGCGCGAGCTGACCGCCGCCCGCAAGCACCGCACCGAGAGCGAACGGCTCGTGGAGTCGCTGACCCCGCGCGAGCGCGAGGTGCTCCGCTGCATGGTGGCCGGCCTCGGCCGCAAGGCGGTCGCCGAGCGCCTGTTCCTCTCCCCGCACACGGTCCGCACCCACATGCAGAACGTCCTCGGCAAACTGGGCGTCCACTCCACGCTCGCGGCGGTCGCTCTCGCGCGCCGGGCCGGAGTGGGACCCGCCGACCTATCCGGGGATGTTGTCGAACGGGGCGGTCAGCTGGCGTAG
- the tamR gene encoding MarR family transcriptional regulator TamR has protein sequence MEDEVDRLVAAWRRERPDLDVEPLEVLSRVSRLARHLDRARRLAFAEHQLEPWEFDVLTALRRAGTPYQLSPGQLLTQTLVTSGTMTNRIDRLAKKGLVERLPDPSDRRGVLVRLTDEGRDRADQALAGLLDQERAILVELTSAQRYELANLLRQLTAPFDNIPG, from the coding sequence ATGGAGGACGAGGTCGATCGGCTGGTGGCTGCATGGCGCCGGGAGCGCCCGGACCTCGACGTGGAACCGCTCGAGGTGCTCAGCCGGGTGAGCAGGCTGGCCCGGCACCTGGACCGGGCGCGTCGGCTGGCCTTCGCCGAGCACCAGCTGGAGCCCTGGGAGTTCGACGTCCTGACCGCGCTCCGGCGCGCCGGAACCCCGTACCAGCTCTCCCCGGGACAGCTGCTCACGCAGACCCTGGTCACCTCGGGAACGATGACCAACCGTATCGACCGCCTGGCGAAGAAGGGCCTGGTGGAGCGGCTGCCCGACCCCAGCGACCGCCGCGGCGTACTGGTCCGGCTGACGGACGAGGGCCGCGACCGCGCCGACCAGGCTCTGGCCGGCCTGCTGGACCAGGAGCGCGCGATCCTCGTCGAACTCACCAGCGCCCAACGCTACGAACTCGCCAATCTCCTACGCCAGCTGACCGCCCCGTTCGACAACATCCCCGGATAG
- the galK gene encoding galactokinase, whose translation MGEQRARDVRAGFTELYGSEPEGVWSAPGRVNLIGEHTDYNDGFVMPFALPHRTLAAVSRRADGVLRLHSADVEGPVAELALSDLAPGTDRAWTAYPAGVVWALREAGHPVTGADIHLASTVPAGAGLSSSAALEVVVALALNDLYELGLQRWQLARLCQRAENVYVGAPTGIMDQTASACCEEGHALFLDTRDLSQRQIPFDLAAEGLRLLVVDTRVQHAHSDGEYGKRRAGCEKGAALLGLDALRDVAYDGLDEALERLGNDQEVRRLVRHVVTEDERVERTVALLESGDPRAIGPVLTEGHVSLRDDFRISCPELDLVVQAALGAGALGARMTGGGFGGSAIVLAEATDTDAITKAVEEAFAAAGFAAPRVFEAVPAAGARRVE comes from the coding sequence GTGGGGGAACAGCGGGCGCGGGACGTACGGGCGGGCTTCACCGAGCTGTACGGGAGCGAACCGGAGGGCGTCTGGTCGGCGCCGGGCCGGGTCAACCTGATCGGTGAACACACCGACTACAACGACGGCTTCGTGATGCCCTTCGCGCTGCCGCACCGGACGCTGGCGGCCGTCTCGCGCCGCGCCGACGGCGTCCTGCGCCTGCACTCGGCGGACGTCGAGGGCCCGGTCGCGGAGCTCGCCCTGAGCGACCTCGCCCCCGGGACCGACCGCGCCTGGACCGCGTACCCGGCGGGCGTCGTCTGGGCGCTGCGCGAGGCGGGCCACCCGGTCACCGGCGCCGACATCCACCTGGCCTCGACGGTCCCGGCCGGCGCGGGCCTGTCGTCTTCGGCGGCGCTGGAGGTCGTGGTCGCCCTCGCGCTGAACGACCTGTACGAACTGGGCCTGCAGCGCTGGCAGTTGGCCCGCCTGTGCCAGCGCGCCGAGAACGTCTACGTCGGCGCGCCGACCGGCATCATGGACCAGACCGCGTCGGCCTGCTGCGAGGAGGGCCACGCGCTGTTCCTCGACACCCGCGACCTGTCCCAGCGGCAGATCCCCTTCGACCTCGCCGCCGAGGGCCTGCGCCTGCTGGTCGTCGACACCCGCGTCCAGCACGCCCACAGCGACGGCGAGTACGGCAAGCGGCGCGCCGGCTGCGAGAAGGGCGCGGCCCTGCTCGGCCTCGACGCCCTGCGCGACGTCGCGTACGACGGGCTCGACGAGGCCCTGGAGCGGCTGGGCAACGACCAGGAGGTGCGCCGGCTGGTGCGCCACGTGGTCACCGAGGACGAGCGGGTGGAGCGGACGGTCGCCCTGCTGGAGTCCGGCGACCCACGCGCCATCGGGCCGGTCCTGACCGAGGGCCACGTCTCGCTCCGCGACGACTTCCGCATCTCCTGCCCCGAGCTGGACCTGGTGGTGCAGGCGGCGCTGGGGGCGGGCGCGTTGGGCGCCCGGATGACCGGCGGCGGCTTCGGCGGCTCGGCGATCGTCCTCGCGGAGGCGACCGACACCGACGCGATCACCAAGGCGGTCGAGGAGGCCTTCGCGGCTGCCGGGTTCGCGGCGCCGCGGGTGTTCGAGGCGGTGCCCGCGGCGGGGGCGCGCCGCGTGGAGTGA
- a CDS encoding TetR/AcrR family transcriptional regulator: MIDGVATDSSTPSNDKPRRARRTRMTGAERRQQLLEIGRTLFAAKGFEGTSVEEIAAKAGVSKPVVYEHFGGKEGLYAVVVDREMRCLLDMVTGSLTAGHPRELCEQAAFALLDYIEEYTDGFRILVRDSPIPQSTGSFASLISDIATQVEDILGREFKSRGFDPKLAPLYAQALVGMVALTGQWWLDVRRPKKAEVAAHLVNLAWHGLDGLEQKPRLIGHRKS, translated from the coding sequence ATGATTGACGGCGTGGCGACCGACTCCAGCACCCCCAGCAACGACAAGCCGCGGCGTGCCCGCCGCACCCGGATGACCGGCGCCGAGCGCCGTCAGCAGTTGCTGGAGATCGGTCGCACGCTCTTCGCGGCGAAGGGCTTCGAGGGGACGTCGGTGGAGGAGATCGCGGCGAAGGCCGGGGTGTCCAAGCCGGTGGTGTACGAGCACTTCGGCGGCAAGGAGGGGCTGTACGCGGTGGTGGTGGACCGCGAGATGCGGTGCCTGCTGGACATGGTGACCGGCAGCCTCACCGCGGGTCACCCCCGCGAACTGTGCGAGCAGGCCGCCTTCGCGCTCCTCGACTACATCGAGGAGTACACGGACGGCTTCCGCATCCTGGTCCGCGACTCCCCCATCCCGCAGTCCACGGGCTCCTTCGCCTCGCTCATCTCGGACATCGCCACGCAGGTGGAGGACATCCTCGGCCGCGAGTTCAAGAGCCGCGGCTTCGACCCCAAGCTGGCCCCCCTGTACGCCCAGGCCCTGGTCGGCATGGTCGCCCTCACCGGCCAGTGGTGGCTGGACGTACGCCGCCCGAAGAAGGCGGAAGTGGCCGCCCACCTGGTGAATCTGGCATGGCACGGCCTGGACGGGCTGGAGCAGAAGCCTCGGCTGATAGGGCACCGGAAGAGCTGA
- a CDS encoding type II toxin-antitoxin system Phd/YefM family antitoxin, producing MTEIAISAARSQLGDLVRRAAHSRETIALTDHGHVAALLVSPQVIEDLEDALALADYERRKAEGTLGEGIPHEEVGRMLGLRP from the coding sequence ATGACTGAGATTGCGATCAGCGCTGCCCGTTCCCAGCTCGGCGACCTGGTCCGCCGCGCAGCCCACAGCCGCGAGACCATCGCGCTCACCGACCACGGTCACGTGGCCGCGCTCTTGGTATCTCCTCAGGTGATAGAGGACCTCGAAGACGCCTTGGCGCTGGCCGACTACGAGCGGCGCAAGGCCGAGGGCACCCTTGGAGAGGGCATCCCCCACGAAGAGGTTGGACGCATGCTGGGGTTGCGCCCGTGA
- a CDS encoding sodium:solute symporter family protein → MQTPTHDATYLAAGLRLPTNGLDYAIMAIYFVVVLGIGFAARRSVKTSLDFFLSGRSLPAWITGLAFISANLAATEILGMAANSAQYGAYTVHWYWIGAIPAMVFLGLVMMPFYYGSKVRSVPEFLLLRFNKAAHLLSSALFAFAAILISGVNLYALAIVVEALLGWPQWVAIVVAGFFVLAYITLGGLSSAIYNEVLQFFVILAALIPLVVLGLKKAGGWDGLTATLTKSHGPDFVTAWGGTGIGEANPLGANWLTIVLGLGFVLSFGYWTTNFAEVQRALSAKNLSAAQRTPLIAAYPKIFIVFLVMIPGLVAAALVPKFGTPASGLQYNDAIPYLMQELLPNGVLGIAVTGLLAAFMAGMAANVSSFNTVFTSDIWAKYVVRGREDAYYVRFGRLITAIGVMASIGTAFLASSFSNIMAYLQTLFSFFNVPMFVVFIVGMFWKRASAASGFWGLLAGTVTAMVNYFVLYKRGIIAIPTDQGANFVSAIAGFVAGAVVMVAVSLFTKPKPAEELAGLVYGTRSPGMAEPPAAGDDAWYRKPALLGWGAVIIAAACYIPFSFSL, encoded by the coding sequence ATGCAGACCCCCACACATGACGCCACATATCTGGCGGCGGGGCTACGGCTCCCCACCAACGGGCTGGACTACGCGATCATGGCGATCTACTTCGTCGTGGTCCTCGGCATCGGCTTCGCCGCCCGCCGTTCGGTGAAGACCAGCCTCGACTTCTTCCTCTCCGGGCGCTCCCTGCCCGCCTGGATCACCGGCCTGGCCTTCATCTCCGCGAACCTGGCGGCCACCGAGATCCTGGGCATGGCCGCCAACAGCGCGCAGTACGGCGCCTACACGGTCCACTGGTACTGGATCGGCGCCATCCCCGCCATGGTCTTCCTCGGCCTGGTGATGATGCCGTTCTACTACGGCAGCAAGGTCCGCTCGGTCCCCGAGTTCCTGCTGCTGCGCTTCAACAAGGCGGCGCACCTGCTCAGTTCGGCCCTCTTCGCGTTCGCCGCGATCCTGATCTCCGGGGTGAACCTCTACGCCCTCGCGATCGTCGTGGAGGCGCTGCTGGGCTGGCCGCAGTGGGTGGCGATCGTGGTCGCCGGCTTCTTCGTGCTGGCGTACATCACGCTGGGCGGCCTGTCCTCGGCGATCTACAACGAGGTGCTCCAGTTCTTCGTGATCCTGGCGGCGCTCATCCCGCTCGTCGTGCTCGGCCTGAAGAAGGCGGGCGGCTGGGACGGTCTGACGGCCACCCTCACCAAGTCCCACGGGCCGGACTTCGTCACCGCCTGGGGCGGCACCGGCATCGGTGAGGCCAACCCGCTCGGCGCGAACTGGCTGACCATCGTCCTGGGCCTCGGCTTCGTCCTGTCCTTCGGCTACTGGACGACCAACTTCGCCGAGGTGCAGCGCGCGCTGTCCGCGAAGAACCTCTCCGCCGCGCAGCGCACGCCGCTGATCGCCGCGTACCCGAAGATCTTCATCGTCTTCCTGGTGATGATCCCGGGTCTGGTGGCCGCGGCCCTGGTCCCGAAGTTCGGCACGCCGGCGTCCGGCCTGCAGTACAACGACGCCATCCCGTACCTCATGCAGGAGCTGCTGCCCAACGGCGTGCTGGGCATCGCGGTGACGGGTCTGCTCGCCGCCTTCATGGCCGGCATGGCGGCCAACGTGTCGTCCTTCAACACGGTGTTCACCAGCGACATCTGGGCCAAGTACGTGGTCAGGGGGCGCGAGGACGCGTACTACGTGCGCTTCGGCCGCCTCATCACCGCGATCGGCGTGATGGCCTCGATCGGGACGGCGTTCCTCGCGTCCTCGTTCTCGAACATCATGGCCTACCTCCAGACGCTGTTCTCCTTCTTCAACGTGCCGATGTTCGTGGTCTTCATCGTCGGCATGTTCTGGAAGCGCGCCTCGGCGGCGTCCGGCTTCTGGGGCCTGCTGGCCGGCACCGTGACGGCGATGGTCAACTACTTCGTCCTCTACAAGCGCGGCATCATCGCCATCCCCACCGACCAGGGCGCCAACTTCGTCTCGGCGATCGCGGGCTTCGTCGCGGGCGCGGTCGTCATGGTCGCGGTGTCGCTCTTCACCAAGCCGAAGCCGGCCGAGGAACTGGCGGGCCTGGTCTACGGCACCCGCTCCCCCGGCATGGCCGAACCCCCCGCCGCCGGCGACGACGCCTGGTACCGCAAGCCGGCCCTGCTGGGCTGGGGCGCTGTGATCATCGCGGCCGCCTGCTACATCCCGTTCTCGTTCTCGCTCTGA
- a CDS encoding type II toxin-antitoxin system RelE/ParE family toxin yields the protein MTHRIVWEPGATDAALRFLKDDPSGLAAVYEAVDTLVESPRPANSTAYGPEARRLRVGRYRVLYRIDDDVIRILVTHLGRTP from the coding sequence GTGACCCACCGCATTGTCTGGGAGCCCGGCGCCACGGATGCGGCCCTCCGCTTCCTCAAGGACGACCCATCAGGCCTTGCGGCTGTCTACGAAGCCGTCGACACACTGGTCGAATCGCCGCGTCCCGCCAACTCCACAGCCTACGGGCCGGAGGCTCGGCGCCTTCGAGTCGGCAGATACCGCGTGCTGTACCGAATCGACGACGACGTGATCCGCATCTTGGTCACCCACCTGGGCCGCACCCCCTGA
- the galE gene encoding UDP-glucose 4-epimerase GalE, whose translation MKYLVTGGAGYVGSVVAQHLLEAGHAVTVLDNLSTGFRAGVPAGADFVEGDIRDAAKWLDPSYDGVLHFAAFSQVGESVVKPEKYWENNVGGTMALLRAMRDAGVRTLVFSSTAATYGEPEQVPIPETAPTRPTNPYGASKLAVDHMITGEAAAHGLGAVSLRYFNVAGAYGACGERHDPESHLIPLVLQVAQGRRDAISVYGDDYPTPDGTCVRDYIHVADLAEAHLLALTAARPGEHLICNLGNGNGFSVREVIETVRQVTGRPIPEVTAPRRGGDPAVLVASADAARERLGWRPSRPDLAGIVADAWEFAQEIAEER comes from the coding sequence ATGAAGTACCTGGTGACCGGTGGCGCCGGTTACGTCGGCAGCGTGGTGGCCCAGCATCTGCTGGAGGCGGGACACGCGGTCACCGTCCTCGACAACCTCTCCACCGGCTTCCGCGCGGGCGTCCCCGCCGGTGCCGACTTCGTCGAGGGTGACATCCGCGACGCCGCCAAGTGGCTCGACCCCAGTTACGACGGCGTCCTGCACTTCGCCGCATTCTCCCAGGTCGGCGAGTCCGTCGTGAAGCCGGAGAAGTACTGGGAGAACAACGTCGGCGGCACCATGGCGCTGCTGCGCGCCATGCGCGACGCGGGCGTCCGCACGCTGGTCTTCTCCTCCACGGCGGCCACGTACGGCGAGCCGGAGCAGGTCCCGATCCCCGAGACCGCCCCGACCAGGCCCACCAACCCCTACGGCGCCTCCAAGCTCGCCGTCGACCACATGATCACCGGCGAGGCGGCCGCCCACGGCCTGGGCGCCGTGTCGCTGCGCTACTTCAACGTGGCCGGGGCGTACGGCGCCTGCGGCGAGCGGCACGACCCCGAGTCGCACCTCATCCCGCTGGTCCTCCAGGTCGCCCAGGGCCGCCGCGACGCGATCTCCGTCTACGGCGACGACTACCCGACCCCGGACGGCACCTGCGTCCGCGACTACATCCACGTCGCCGACCTCGCCGAGGCCCATCTGCTCGCCCTCACGGCCGCACGGCCCGGCGAGCACCTGATCTGCAACCTCGGCAACGGCAACGGCTTCTCCGTGCGCGAGGTCATCGAGACCGTCCGTCAGGTCACCGGCCGCCCGATCCCCGAGGTCACGGCCCCGCGCCGGGGCGGCGACCCGGCCGTCCTGGTCGCCTCGGCCGACGCCGCCCGTGAGCGCCTCGGCTGGCGGCCCTCCCGGCCCGACCTGGCCGGTATCGTCGCCGACGCGTGGGAGTTCGCGCAGGAGATCGCAGAGGAGCGGTAG
- a CDS encoding SDR family NAD(P)-dependent oxidoreductase, translating into MRIDLTGRTALVTGSTQGIGAAIAEGLARAGARVAVNGRDEGRVAESVARLAAAVPGAHLAGVAADVSTEEGAARLLRELPQADILVNNLGIFGSADPLEITDDEWRRYFEVNVLAAVRLTRLYLPGMTERGWGRVLYIASDSAIVIPAEMIHYGMSKTSLLAVSRGFAKKAAGTGVTVNSVIAGPTHTAGIEDFVYELVDRELPWDEAQRAFMREYRPQSLLQRLIEPEEIANMVVYLSSDQASATTGGALRVDGGYVDAILP; encoded by the coding sequence ATGCGTATCGATCTGACGGGCCGCACCGCCCTGGTGACCGGCTCGACCCAGGGCATCGGCGCGGCGATCGCCGAGGGCCTCGCCCGCGCCGGTGCCCGCGTGGCGGTCAACGGCCGGGACGAGGGGCGGGTGGCCGAGAGCGTCGCGCGGCTGGCCGCCGCGGTGCCCGGAGCCCACCTGGCCGGGGTGGCCGCCGACGTGTCGACCGAGGAGGGCGCGGCCCGGCTGCTGCGGGAGCTGCCGCAGGCCGACATCCTCGTCAACAATCTCGGCATCTTCGGCAGCGCCGACCCACTGGAGATCACCGACGACGAGTGGCGGCGCTACTTCGAGGTCAACGTCCTGGCCGCGGTGCGGCTGACCCGGCTGTACCTGCCGGGCATGACCGAGCGCGGCTGGGGCCGGGTGCTGTACATCGCCAGCGACTCGGCGATCGTCATCCCGGCGGAGATGATCCACTACGGCATGTCGAAGACCTCCCTGCTCGCGGTCAGCCGCGGATTCGCCAAGAAGGCGGCGGGCACCGGCGTCACGGTGAACTCCGTCATCGCCGGGCCCACCCACACCGCCGGCATCGAGGACTTCGTGTACGAACTCGTCGACCGCGAGCTGCCCTGGGACGAGGCGCAACGCGCCTTCATGCGCGAGTACCGGCCGCAGTCCCTGCTGCAACGGCTGATCGAACCGGAGGAGATCGCCAACATGGTCGTCTACCTCTCCTCGGACCAGGCCTCGGCCACCACCGGCGGCGCCCTGCGCGTGGACGGCGGCTACGTCGACGCGATCCTGCCGTGA
- the galT gene encoding galactose-1-phosphate uridylyltransferase: protein MKKTSTRLADGRELIYYDLRDDTVRDAADRRPLEPTVTSSEIRHDPLLGDSVAVASHRQGRTYLPPADQCPLCPSDGERLSEIPDSSYDVVVFENRFPSLAGDSGRCEVVCFTSDHDASFAGLTEQQAGLVLDAWTDRTAELLQLPSVKQVFCFENRGEEIGVTLGHPHGQIYGYPFITPRTAAMLRSLAAHKEQTGGENLFDTVLERELAGERVVLEGEHWVAFVPYAAHWPYEVHLYPRRRVPDLLALDEAARTEFPRVYLELLRRFDRIFGEGEPPTPYIAAWHQAPFGALEGFEGVSRDDFALHLELFTIRRTSGKLKFLAGSESGMNVFINDVPPERAAERLREVASS, encoded by the coding sequence GTGAAGAAGACCTCGACCCGGCTGGCCGACGGGCGTGAACTCATCTACTACGACCTGCGCGACGACACCGTGCGCGACGCGGCGGACCGGCGCCCGCTGGAGCCGACCGTCACCAGCTCGGAGATCCGGCACGACCCGCTGCTCGGCGACTCGGTCGCGGTCGCCTCCCACCGGCAGGGCCGCACCTATCTGCCGCCCGCCGACCAGTGCCCGCTGTGCCCCTCCGACGGCGAGCGCCTCAGCGAGATCCCCGACTCCTCGTACGACGTCGTGGTGTTCGAGAACCGCTTCCCCTCGCTGGCCGGCGACTCCGGCCGCTGCGAGGTCGTCTGCTTCACCTCCGACCACGACGCCTCCTTCGCCGGCCTCACCGAGCAGCAGGCCGGCCTCGTCCTGGACGCCTGGACCGACCGGACGGCCGAACTGCTCCAACTCCCCTCCGTCAAGCAGGTGTTCTGCTTCGAGAACCGCGGTGAGGAGATCGGCGTCACGCTCGGCCATCCGCACGGCCAGATCTACGGCTACCCGTTCATCACCCCGCGCACCGCCGCGATGCTCCGCTCGCTGGCCGCCCACAAGGAACAGACCGGCGGCGAGAACCTCTTCGACACCGTCCTGGAGCGCGAACTCGCCGGTGAGCGGGTCGTCCTTGAGGGTGAACACTGGGTGGCCTTCGTCCCGTACGCCGCGCACTGGCCGTACGAGGTCCACCTGTACCCCAGGCGCCGCGTCCCCGATCTGCTCGCCCTCGACGAGGCGGCGCGCACGGAGTTCCCCCGGGTATACCTGGAACTCCTGAGGCGCTTCGACCGGATCTTCGGCGAGGGTGAGCCTCCGACGCCGTACATCGCGGCCTGGCACCAGGCCCCGTTCGGCGCGCTGGAGGGGTTCGAGGGGGTCAGCCGCGACGACTTCGCGCTGCACCTCGAGCTTTTCACCATCCGCCGCACTTCCGGCAAGCTGAAGTTTCTCGCGGGTTCCGAATCCGGCATGAACGTGTTCATCAACGATGTGCCGCCGGAGCGCGCGGCCGAGCGACTGCGAGAGGTAGCGAGTTCATGA
- a CDS encoding trans-aconitate 2-methyltransferase, whose protein sequence is MTKPTWDPAQYLRHAGHRARPFTDLLARVPALPGDPPRIADLGCGPGNVTAVLADRWPTARITGYDNSTAMLDKAQEYAGPTSGGGRLDFAHADAADWVPDESYDLIVSNAALQWVEGHLDAFAPWLDGLAPGGTFAFQVPDNIDAPLHALMRDLAGSPRWKGRLGHLLRRPHSVHSPAVYLDRLARLGCEPDVWQTTYFHVLQGEDPVLDWVKGTGLRPVLTALADDPEARDAFIAEYRDLLRQAYPSASYGTVLPFRRLFAVAVKGV, encoded by the coding sequence ATGACCAAGCCCACCTGGGACCCGGCCCAGTACCTGCGTCACGCCGGCCACCGCGCCCGCCCCTTCACGGACCTTCTCGCTCGCGTCCCCGCGCTGCCCGGCGACCCGCCCCGCATCGCCGACCTCGGCTGCGGCCCCGGCAACGTCACCGCCGTCCTCGCCGACCGCTGGCCCACGGCCCGCATCACGGGGTACGACAACTCGACCGCGATGCTGGACAAGGCCCAGGAGTACGCCGGTCCCACCTCCGGCGGAGGCCGCCTCGACTTCGCCCATGCGGACGCCGCCGACTGGGTGCCCGACGAGTCGTACGACCTGATCGTGTCCAACGCCGCGCTCCAGTGGGTCGAGGGCCACCTCGACGCCTTCGCGCCCTGGCTGGACGGCCTCGCGCCCGGCGGCACCTTCGCCTTCCAGGTCCCCGACAACATCGACGCGCCCCTGCACGCCCTGATGCGCGACCTCGCGGGCAGCCCCCGCTGGAAGGGCCGGCTCGGCCACCTGCTGCGCCGCCCGCACTCGGTGCACAGCCCCGCCGTCTACCTCGACCGTCTCGCGCGCCTCGGCTGCGAGCCGGACGTCTGGCAGACGACGTACTTCCACGTCCTCCAGGGCGAGGACCCCGTCCTCGACTGGGTCAAGGGGACGGGGCTGAGGCCTGTCCTGACCGCCCTGGCCGACGACCCCGAGGCCCGCGACGCGTTCATCGCGGAATACCGGGACCTGCTGCGCCAGGCCTACCCGAGCGCGTCGTACGGCACGGTCCTGCCGTTCCGCCGCCTGTTCGCGGTGGCGGTGAAGGGGGTGTGA